The DNA sequence TGCTGCAGGAAATTGTGAACCTACTGCTCTGTGGGGAGGCCGTCCCTAATGTGTTTGATGGAAGGATGGATTTAGGGGGAGGGATGTTTCTAAAAGGTATATCTCGAGATGTGGAAGTTGGATTTCTCACACTTTTGGAATCCCTGAATTTTTGCAAGGTTGGTCAGCATCTGAAATCTCCAAAGTGGCCTATATGGGTTGTGGGGAGTGAATCCCATTACACTGTGCTGTTTGCTCTAGACCCCAGCGTTCAAAGTGAGAATGAACTGGAAGGAAGGGAAACACAGATACGCAAAGCCTTTGATGCACAAGATCAGAGTGGAGGTGGTGGTTTCATTAGTGTGGAAGGTTTCCATCAAGTCCTCAGAGAAACAGATATCAAATTTCCACCAGAGAAGCTGGAACATCTTTGCTCTGCAGGGTTCATTGTGTGGAGTGAATTCTGGCAAGTAATTTTGGATCTAGACAAAAGTTTGGGAGGTTTGAAGGATTCATCAGGATTGATGGGTAAGAAGGTCTTTGATCTATACCATTTTAATGGGATTGCTAAATCAGATCTGAATGGCAGCCAAGTAAATTCTGCGGGTGAAACTCCACTACAAAGACCCCGGCTGACAAAATTGAGAGTTTCAGTGCCTCCAAGGTGGACGCCTGAGGAATTTATGGCAGATGTGAAGGTTTCATCTGCTCCTAGTGCTAGTGACTCTGCTGGGAAGGACAATGAAGTATCTAAACCGGAGCCTTCCCAGCATGCGCCTTTGGTGGACTGCATAAGAACACGCTGGGCCCGTGCTACCTGCAGCTGGTTTGGGGATCCTCCTAGTATAGTTTGAGAGGCATTATTTGGAGTCGTATGTGGTGCTTACAGGTGTTTTACAGGAAAGCACGACCATTTCAATCAAGAGTAGACAAAGCCTTTACGTTTTATTTTGATGTGGTATCTCGAGGCACATGAATAGGGGGTTCAGATCTCCAAATTTTCTCCAATATGTGCATAGCCGTTATGTAATGTGGATTGATGTATGTTGAACGTTCTCTTCTATTTTAGCATGCCATTCGtaagttaaaacaaaaaaaaaaaaaaaaaaaagagggggTGGAGATATTTATTGTCAAGCCTGCATGTAGCATCCAAAATGTAATGCCACCAATTAGGAAGAGTTATATACAGTTCTTGGGAGGTTAGTAATAAACGTGAAAACCTGTTCTTGTTTCTGAAATTGTTGTAATAGTAAAGTATCATGCTTGGCTTCTGGAATTTGGGAAAATGAACAGTCATAATAATACCATCGCCTCCTCTGTTGTGGAACATCTTTCTCTTGAGATGAACGGCGTCTTTATTATTTCTTGTGTGTCAGTCATTCAAATTCTCTGCACCCGGCTCTGAGGATTTGAAGTGACTGAAATATTAACATCTTCATAATTATGCGGGTTTGTTAAATAAGATTCGTGTGATGTAATGAATCTTATTACTCATTCTTTGTCCAACTTTGATATCCTTGGATACTATATTCATTTgcaattttgaattaattagaTATGTGACACTGAGAtgtaataaactaaaaatgaattattttttatagatgATTTCACATAAGAAtgacatttatattattttattttaatatgattacAGTAACTAgtaaattacatatataatatatttaactctgATTGTATCGCTGTATCACGTTGATATTGTATCTGTGTCTGGACGTTATGGCACCAGCATTTATTATATGGGATGGTCGTTTTTACGCGAATTTTTTGTATTGATGACATTTTTCTGTGGGAAACATGAGTAGCTTCCGCATGCATTccagaataatttaaaatagaataaaaacgTGATATATTCACATACTATACAACAACCTTCACCAAATGGAAAAGCAACCATATTCAGAGATGATGATAATTTGATTCTTGGATGGGATGGAATCAAGTTTAATTCTATTCTTCTATAATGTATAAGTAAAACAGGGTAGAGTCTGGTTCCATTTCTTGTTCGTGAATTCAATGATGATGAGAATAGGAAATTTTAATCATGTGGAGGCCAGGGTGTCTTTGATACAGCAATGGTTTTTTCTCCGAAGATTGTCTCTGTGGTCGATGAAGAAGGAAGCAGAGTTAGAATCAGCACTCTCACGCAATCGACGATGGATAGTGAACAACCAGATAAAGAACATCATCCTCCGATATCCCAACAACGAAATCCCCATCGAAACCCTTCAGAAGAAGTTCAAAACCCTCGATCTCCAGGGCAAAGCCCTCAACTGGCTCTCTAAGTACCCATGCTGCTTCGAAATCCACGATAACCGCTGCCGCCTCACCAAACGCATGATGAACCTCGTCGCACAGGAACACTCCCTCATCGACTCCCTCCAACCCCTCTTCGCTCGCCGCTTGGCCAAACTTCTCATGCTAACCCTCCGCAACAGACTCACCGTCCTCAAAATCAACGAATTCAAACGCGCGTTTGGCTTCCCCGACGATTACGTAATCAGGATCCTGCCCAACTACCCTAATTTGTTCCGTATCGTCAACGAGAGCGGCAGGAGGAGTTCCATGGCCATTGAGTTGCTGCATTGGGACCCTGACCTCGCAGTCTCCGCCGTCGAATCCTCCGCTGCGAAGCACGGTACGCCGCCACGTTTTTCATGTTCCTTGCCGTCTAGTTGGGTGAAATCCTGGGAGAGATTTCGCGAATTCGACGAAATTCCTTACATTTCGCCGTATTCGGATCCTCGAGGTTTGGTGGAGGGGTCCAAGGAGATGGAGAAGAGGAATGTCGGTTTGGTACATGAGTTGTTGTCTTTGACTCTTTGGAAGAAGGCTTCGATTGTGAAGTTGGGGCATTTTAAGAGGGAGTTCCTTTTGCCCGATAGGTTGAATGTGTTCTTGCTCAAGCACCCTGGGATTTTCTATGTTTCCAATAAGTATAAGATTTACACTGTGCTTCTTAGGGAGGCCTATGTCGGGTCTCAGCTTGTGGATAAGGATCCTTTGGTGGTTGTGAAGGAGAAGTTTGGGGACTTGATGCAGGAGGGGCTTCATGAATACAATCAGAGGCGTCGCCTCCTCAATGTTGAAAAGAGAAGGAGGTCAGGGGTTCCATTGATTAGTGTAGATGGTGCAAAGGGTAGAAGGAGAAGTCACGAAGTTGATGATGATTATGGTGATAGTAATGGTGCAGATAGTAAGGTGGGAGGGTTATTTGACCCTGAAGAAAGAAAACGGTTTTATAGAGTTCTCTTTGATGATGATGTTTCTTGAAATTCAACCTTGGTGTATAGATTGTGCGTTTGATTTGCCTAGTTTGGTGCATGTTTGGATAACAGTTGCATCCTTCCAGTAGTAGCTTCAGAATAAAAGATACTAAAGGCCAACATTAACATTTTCCTAAAGTACGAGTCCTACATGGTTATCCAATCATGCTCTTAGACATTCTACCCTCTTTCCCAATAAATAACTGCATACCACATTCTCCGAAATTAATGGCCTGTACTTCACTACTTATCCACCGAATAGATCAAGTCTTAACCTTAATTCTTTCTGTATTAGATTCTCATCTCATTAAAAGAATGGTAAGCTGCAGTTGCCATTTTGTCAATGCTTCTTTCATTAggatcattttttttgttttcttcatttcttgGCTCTCCGTTGTCTTGCATTAGTTTTTGTAACCTAGGTGCAACttgtataatctaaaatagTGTGAAAGTCTTGGCATCTATTTAAAAACTGAGGGGACAATGAAGATATTGTTCTGTGTGATTGAGAAAGTTCCAAATTCGATTTTGTGTACCTATAGTTAGAATTAGTTGTGCCATCAGCCTTCACATtg is a window from the Vigna unguiculata cultivar IT97K-499-35 chromosome 7, ASM411807v1, whole genome shotgun sequence genome containing:
- the LOC114190075 gene encoding protein WHAT'S THIS FACTOR 1 homolog, chloroplastic, encoding MMMRIGNFNHVEARVSLIQQWFFLRRLSLWSMKKEAELESALSRNRRWIVNNQIKNIILRYPNNEIPIETLQKKFKTLDLQGKALNWLSKYPCCFEIHDNRCRLTKRMMNLVAQEHSLIDSLQPLFARRLAKLLMLTLRNRLTVLKINEFKRAFGFPDDYVIRILPNYPNLFRIVNESGRRSSMAIELLHWDPDLAVSAVESSAAKHGTPPRFSCSLPSSWVKSWERFREFDEIPYISPYSDPRGLVEGSKEMEKRNVGLVHELLSLTLWKKASIVKLGHFKREFLLPDRLNVFLLKHPGIFYVSNKYKIYTVLLREAYVGSQLVDKDPLVVVKEKFGDLMQEGLHEYNQRRRLLNVEKRRRSGVPLISVDGAKGRRRSHEVDDDYGDSNGADSKVGGLFDPEERKRFYRVLFDDDVS